Proteins encoded by one window of Pseudonocardia sp. HH130629-09:
- a CDS encoding nitroreductase family deazaflavin-dependent oxidoreductase: MTQNAELSPTDWVREQTEKILENGTTEGVTVMDRPIILVTTTGAKSGKKRYVPVMRVEHDGSYAMIASKGGTPEHPAWYHNVVANPQVQVQDGTRTGTFVAREVSGDERQEWWDRSVEAYPPYAEYQEKTSRVIPVFVLEPVS; the protein is encoded by the coding sequence ATGACGCAGAATGCTGAGCTCTCCCCGACCGACTGGGTCCGCGAGCAGACCGAGAAGATCCTCGAGAACGGCACCACCGAGGGCGTCACGGTCATGGACCGCCCGATCATCCTGGTCACGACGACCGGCGCGAAGTCCGGCAAGAAGCGCTACGTGCCGGTGATGCGCGTCGAGCACGACGGTTCCTACGCGATGATCGCCTCCAAGGGCGGCACCCCGGAGCACCCGGCCTGGTACCACAACGTGGTCGCGAACCCGCAGGTCCAGGTGCAGGACGGCACCCGGACCGGGACGTTCGTCGCCCGCGAGGTCTCCGGCGACGAGCGACAGGAGTGGTGGGACCGCTCCGTCGAGGCCTACCCGCCCTACGCCGAGTACCAGGAGAAGACCTCCCGGGTCATCCCGGTGTTCGTGCTGGAGCCCGTGAGCTGA